The window TTCAATATTAAAACTCCATAATTCTTGTAGTCTTCCTGATAACTTGTGTGTCTTCAAAATTCTATCAAAAGGATCTTTTGTAAACATCTCTACTCTTTCCCAAAATTTCCGTTCTAACTCATCAGACCATTTAATCCTTTTCTTATACGCTCTTTTAAAAGAAGAACTAAAACTGATTTCTATCATTTTTCTACCATTTTCCTTAGTTTGCGGACATCACTTGAAAATTCTAACTTCCCTTCTTCAAATTCTTTCAAGCTATTTTGATAATTTTTATAGATTTCTTCTCTCCGTTCCTCTATAAGATACCTCTCCGTCAAAAATTTAAGTTCCTCTTTTTCTTCAATTGATAATG is drawn from bacterium and contains these coding sequences:
- a CDS encoding type II toxin-antitoxin system YafQ family toxin, with product MEISFSSSFKRAYKKRIKWSDELERKFWERVEMFTKDPFDRILKTHKLSGRLQELWSFNIEYDVRVIFYFADRNRVVFVDIGKHDEVY